The Bacteroidota bacterium region TAATACCTCAAAGTTCATAACATCACTCCTCTCCAATACGGGCCACAAGCTGATCCGGGCGCGCAACCATGGCTTCCTGATGAGCAGCAACAGCCGCTTTGATGTCAGCAATTACCTCGGGATGCTTTTCGGCAATGTTGTATTTCTCCGACGGGTCATGGTCCAGGTGAAACAACAGTGGCGGATCGTGTTCGGTGTATTCATTGTCCGATTTGTATGCCCACTGCGTCATGAAGTGCGCCTTCCAGGGACCTTTACGGACAGCAAAAATTCGGGCACCCCGGTAATAAAAATACGTATCCCTCACAGCGCCAGGCTCCTCTCCTTTGAGCATAGGCAAGAGGTTTTTACCGTCATAAATGCGGTCGTCTGCCAGGGTTGCGCCGGCCATAGCGAGTGCAGTTGGATACAGGTCCATCGTACTGGTTACTTCCATTTGCACACTGTTTGCCGGTACTGTGCCCGGCCACCATGCAATTCCGGGTTCGCGCATGCCGCCTTCCCAGGTCATCCCTTTGCCTCCGCGTAGCAATCCGGATGATCCACCATGGGTATCAAATATGAGCCAGGGTCCGTTGTCGCTCGTAAAAAAGACAAGGGTACGTTCCGCTAGCCCTTCATCGCGTAGGGCATCGAGCACCTGCCCCACGCTCCAGTCGATTTCTTCAATTACATCTCCATACAACCCGCGGCGACTAACATCAGCAAAAGCTTCATCCGTAAATAACGGTGTATGCGGCAGGCTGTGCGCAAGGTAGAGAAAGAAGGGTGACGACTTATTCGCCTCGATAAATTTCACGGCTTCCTCCGTATAGCGGCGCGTTATGGTGTACTGATCAGCCGGCCGTTCGATAATTTCTTCATCACGCATAAGCGGTACATTCCAAAACTCCGGCTCTGGCTCCCAGAAAATAGAACGCCATTCACCACCTACCACGCGGTCCATGTCATTCGAATAAGGAATGCCATAGTAGCTGTCAAAGCCGTTATTTGTGGGTAGATAGGGCGCCAGGTGGCCGAGATGCCATTTGCCAACCGCAGCAGTTGCATAGCCCTGCGCTTTCAACGCCTCGGCCAGGGTGATTTCTTCTGCAGGAATGCCGTACTTCGAATCAGGAAAGAGGACGCGGCGCTCGTTGCTCGCCATACCACTGCGGATAGGAAGCCGGCCCGTCAGCAACGCAGCCCGGCTGGGGGTACATACGGAAGCGGCTGAATAAAACTGGGTAAATTTCATGCCTTCCTGTGCCATCCGATCGAGATGGGGTGTCTGGATTGTTGGGTGTCCGTAGGCGCCCAGGTCACCGTAGCCAAGATCGTCAGTGAAGATGATAACTACATTCGGTTGTTCTGCATTTTCAGATGCCCAGGGCCTGAACCCTGTGACAATCAGGATCAGCAAGCCAACAAGAACGGCGCTAATTTGCCAGGTATAGCGTTTGGTTTTGTGCATGGGAGGTCTCCGTTGGTGGTTTTGCACAAATTAGAACCCAAGACTCGAAAAGTCGAATGAAAGGAATCTCTTTCGACATTAAGCAGGCTTTGGGAGCAAATCTAATCAACTGATTGCATCCGTTTCTGATGCTTAAAAAGCGAAGAATTGAAGTAGCTTTTATATGGAATTTTATGGGTGAGGAAGGTGCGTTTTTGAAACGAAATACGTCTTTAGTGAAACACCCGTCGGGTCTTGAAGACCCAACGGGTGTTTCAGATTAGCATACCTTGGTACTAATAATGGGCTTTAATTCTACCTTAGAATTGCACCTGCAAATTGGCACAACACCAGTTCTCAAATTGTAACTGTAAATCAAGTTGTTCAACACT contains the following coding sequences:
- a CDS encoding sulfatase; the encoded protein is MHKTKRYTWQISAVLVGLLILIVTGFRPWASENAEQPNVVIIFTDDLGYGDLGAYGHPTIQTPHLDRMAQEGMKFTQFYSAASVCTPSRAALLTGRLPIRSGMASNERRVLFPDSKYGIPAEEITLAEALKAQGYATAAVGKWHLGHLAPYLPTNNGFDSYYGIPYSNDMDRVVGGEWRSIFWEPEPEFWNVPLMRDEEIIERPADQYTITRRYTEEAVKFIEANKSSPFFLYLAHSLPHTPLFTDEAFADVSRRGLYGDVIEEIDWSVGQVLDALRDEGLAERTLVFFTSDNGPWLIFDTHGGSSGLLRGGKGMTWEGGMREPGIAWWPGTVPANSVQMEVTSTMDLYPTALAMAGATLADDRIYDGKNLLPMLKGEEPGAVRDTYFYYRGARIFAVRKGPWKAHFMTQWAYKSDNEYTEHDPPLLFHLDHDPSEKYNIAEKHPEVIADIKAAVAAHQEAMVARPDQLVARIGEE